In Bradyrhizobium sp. WD16, the genomic stretch CGTCATTAGCTTGAGTTCTGATGGCGCGTTCCGGGAGAAACTTCCATGCAAAAGTTCAGCTTTGGCCTGACCGACCTGACCTCCTTCGATAAGCCTGCGGGCGAGTACTGGCTGCACCATCCGGCCGGCGCCGCCCGGCGCGGCCGCCGCATGGCCAAATCCCTTGCCAGGACCATGCCGCAAGCCATGCTCGCCGGCCTCTGCATCGTCGCGTTCGACGGCGCCGGAAACCTCGCCGCGGTGGTGCCGCTGGCGACGGTGCATTAGCGCCGCCACTGAAAATCGACTGGAACGCATCCGAGCCGGCGTCACGCGACGCCGGCTTCTTTGTTCGGGGCGCGCTGTTGTCGCCGTCCGGTTCGAGCGTTTCTGCGGCCTGCCGCCGCACTGCTGCTTTCTTCGACCGGCGGTCGTTAAGCGCCATTCGTCCCGCTCCGAAGCCGTCAATTCGGACAATCGCCGCGCATCCCCTGCCGGCGCCGATGTTCCGTTTCACCTTCATGCGGAGATCGCCATCATGGCATCCACCACCTACGGCGTGAACGACACGCTTTCCAACAAGCTGTGGGCCAAGAAGCTCTCGGCCGAAGCCCTGAAGGAGACCTATTTCGGCCGCTTCATGGGCACGGGCTCGGACAACATGATCCAGCTCAAGAACGAGACCTCGACCAATGCCGGTGACAGCGTCACCTTCGGGCTGCGCATGCAGCTCTCCGGCGACGGCGTCACCGAGGCCCAGACCCTCCAGGGCAACGAGGAGAGCCTGACCACCTATTCCGACAAGGTGCTGATCAACGAACTCGCCCACGCGGTGCGGGTCCGCAACAAGAACACCATCGACGCCCAGCGCGTGCCGTTCTCGCTGCGCGACGAGGCCAAGCTCGGGCTCAAGGACTGGTTCTCGAACCGCTTCGACAGCGCGATGTTCAACCACCTCGCCGGCAACACGCTGGTGACGGACATGCGCTACGCCGGCAACAACACCATCACCGCGCCGTCGGCGGGGCGGATCTATCGCGGCGGCACCGCCAGCGACGACGCCGCGATCAACACCGACAACACCAGGACGTTCAATCTCGCGGTCATCGACGCCTGCGTCGAGCGCGCCGGCACCGCGACGCCGCTGATCCGGCCGATCAAGATCAACGGCGAGAACAAGTTCCTGATGTTCCTGCACGACTACCAGGTCACCGACCTGCGCACCAACACCAACAGCGGCCAGTGGCTCGACATCCAGAAGGCGGCGCTGGCCGGCGGCGCCGGCTCGAAGTCGCCGATCTATACCGGCGCCCTCGGCGAGTACAACGGCGTCATCCTGCACAAGTCGAACCGCATTCCCATGGGCGTCTCCAATGCCGGGGCACAGCAGACCTCGACCCGGCGCGCCGTGTTCTGCGGCGCCCAGGCCGGCGCGCTGGCCTTCGGCAAGGAGTTCTCGGACGGGGTCAATTACAAATGGGTCGAAGACCTGTTCGACTACGAGCGC encodes the following:
- a CDS encoding N4-gp56 family major capsid protein; protein product: MASTTYGVNDTLSNKLWAKKLSAEALKETYFGRFMGTGSDNMIQLKNETSTNAGDSVTFGLRMQLSGDGVTEAQTLQGNEESLTTYSDKVLINELAHAVRVRNKNTIDAQRVPFSLRDEAKLGLKDWFSNRFDSAMFNHLAGNTLVTDMRYAGNNTITAPSAGRIYRGGTASDDAAINTDNTRTFNLAVIDACVERAGTATPLIRPIKINGENKFLMFLHDYQVTDLRTNTNSGQWLDIQKAALAGGAGSKSPIYTGALGEYNGVILHKSNRIPMGVSNAGAQQTSTRRAVFCGAQAGALAFGKEFSDGVNYKWVEDLFDYERELGVSAQTIWGVKKAVFNATDFGTLVATTYAVAH